A part of Melittangium boletus DSM 14713 genomic DNA contains:
- the epsY gene encoding exopolysaccharide export protein EpsY, whose amino-acid sequence MKPIAVPWIALTALLLASGCYQPGRFIWVDDYREPQTQQDDSYLIRRGDVITVNVWNQGQISSPRLRVRDDGRISLPLLNDVDAAGQTPAALARAVEQRLKDLVANPVVTVVVDEAQPVKISVLGEVRNPGNKQLSPGAGLLQAVSEAGGFTDYARDDGIFVLRREAGYQTPVRIRFNWELLSRNEGSAATFRLRTGDVVVVE is encoded by the coding sequence ATGAAGCCCATTGCCGTCCCTTGGATCGCCCTGACCGCGCTATTGCTCGCCTCCGGGTGCTACCAGCCCGGCCGTTTCATCTGGGTGGATGATTACCGCGAGCCCCAGACGCAACAGGACGACAGCTACCTCATCCGCCGCGGGGACGTCATCACCGTCAACGTGTGGAACCAGGGGCAGATCTCCTCGCCGCGCCTGCGCGTGCGCGATGATGGCCGCATCAGCCTGCCCCTGCTCAACGACGTGGACGCCGCGGGCCAGACGCCGGCCGCGCTCGCCCGCGCCGTGGAGCAGCGGCTCAAGGACCTGGTGGCCAATCCCGTCGTCACCGTCGTGGTGGACGAGGCCCAGCCCGTGAAGATCTCCGTGCTGGGCGAGGTGCGCAACCCCGGCAACAAGCAGCTCTCGCCGGGCGCGGGCCTCCTGCAGGCGGTGTCGGAGGCGGGCGGCTTCACGGACTACGCGCGCGACGACGGCATCTTCGTGCTGCGCCGCGAGGCCGGCTACCAGACGCCCGTGCGCATCCGCTTCAACTGGGAACTCCTCAGCCGCAACGAGGGCTCCGCGGCGACCTTCCGCCTCCGCACGGGGGACGTGGTGGTGGTGGAATAG
- a CDS encoding response regulator: MAQQQGAVLVVEDLELSRKILTGELQALGFTHIVEATNGADALACLAEMRPVPVLVCLDLTLPDISGYDVCEMIRNTPLLQEIPVLMVSARTQTMDRAQAELAGASGYLMKPFTTEELRQQVERVLPNPPWKKA, encoded by the coding sequence ATGGCGCAGCAGCAAGGAGCCGTCCTCGTGGTGGAGGACCTGGAACTGTCCCGGAAGATCCTCACCGGGGAGCTCCAGGCCCTGGGCTTCACGCACATCGTGGAGGCGACCAATGGCGCGGACGCCCTGGCGTGCCTCGCCGAGATGAGGCCGGTCCCCGTCCTGGTGTGTCTGGACCTCACGCTGCCCGACATCTCGGGCTACGACGTGTGCGAGATGATCCGCAATACGCCCCTGCTGCAGGAAATCCCCGTGCTGATGGTCTCCGCGCGCACCCAGACCATGGACCGGGCCCAGGCGGAGCTGGCCGGCGCGAGCGGCTACCTCATGAAGCCCTTCACGACCGAGGAGTTGCGCCAGCAGGTGGAGCGAGTGCTCCCGAATCCTCCGTGGAAGAAGGCATAG
- a CDS encoding oligosaccharide flippase family protein, with protein sequence MPPTSAAPTGAEPAPPPAVDAHTSLRNALKLGGSLLVTYGIALVMRMVLPRYLGPESFGRYNWADGFSGAFFVLSALGLDVYIRKEVSVRREHASEFFGGTLLLQLALALVLTGGMLWVMRAGGEPPEVQRLALLLGVYQFFFRLNAILAAVLHAREKVDGLSVAHVVMKCIWGGGLVLVLLLGLPLPWLAAPFIGAEVVKAGFLVHLTRAHAGLQFRVDARATAAALLAALPFFLNEAALATNGRVDVSILGLVANKTEVGYYGAIWGIAGMTMLLSPILGWVLLPMMSRAASSSPEEFTRILRRGLEGVITVSVPVTLALALGSETWVRLMIGEAYLPAAPVLRLLAPIFVLTYVATVCGSWLMAASRTWTVTRTSLLAAVLNPALNLLLIPPLLARMGPTGGASATALSLALCEVIVTIILVSAIGSRAYDARSLAVLGKTAGVCAAVTGVHLGLGHVGLDSRDLLRGLARLVVDGTVYLTLILATGAVRRDEVLALVRRVKDRRKPAPSAASPASQEERAA encoded by the coding sequence ATGCCCCCCACGAGCGCGGCGCCCACCGGGGCCGAGCCCGCCCCTCCCCCAGCGGTGGATGCCCACACCTCCCTGCGCAACGCCCTCAAGCTGGGCGGCTCGCTGCTGGTGACGTACGGCATCGCGCTGGTCATGCGCATGGTGTTGCCGCGCTACCTCGGGCCCGAGAGCTTTGGCCGCTACAACTGGGCGGACGGCTTCTCCGGCGCGTTCTTCGTGCTCAGCGCGCTGGGCCTGGACGTCTACATCCGCAAGGAAGTGTCGGTCCGGCGCGAACACGCGAGCGAGTTCTTCGGCGGCACGCTGCTGTTGCAGCTCGCGCTGGCGCTCGTGCTCACCGGCGGAATGCTGTGGGTGATGCGCGCGGGAGGAGAGCCGCCCGAGGTGCAGCGGCTGGCGCTGCTGCTGGGCGTCTACCAGTTCTTCTTCCGGCTCAACGCCATCCTCGCCGCGGTGCTGCACGCGCGCGAGAAGGTGGACGGCCTGTCGGTGGCCCACGTCGTCATGAAGTGCATCTGGGGCGGCGGGCTGGTGCTGGTGTTGCTCCTCGGCCTGCCGCTGCCGTGGCTCGCCGCGCCGTTCATCGGCGCCGAGGTCGTCAAGGCGGGCTTCCTCGTGCACCTCACGCGCGCGCACGCCGGGCTCCAGTTCCGGGTGGACGCGCGCGCCACGGCGGCGGCGCTGCTGGCCGCCCTCCCCTTCTTCCTCAACGAGGCGGCGCTGGCCACCAACGGCCGCGTGGACGTGAGCATCCTCGGGCTCGTGGCCAACAAGACGGAGGTGGGCTACTACGGCGCCATCTGGGGCATCGCCGGCATGACGATGCTGCTCTCGCCCATCCTCGGCTGGGTGCTCCTGCCGATGATGTCGCGCGCGGCGTCGAGCTCGCCCGAGGAGTTCACCCGCATCCTCCGCCGGGGCCTGGAAGGCGTCATCACCGTGTCCGTCCCCGTGACGCTGGCGCTGGCGCTGGGCTCGGAGACGTGGGTGCGGCTGATGATCGGCGAGGCCTACCTGCCCGCGGCCCCGGTGCTGCGGCTGCTCGCGCCCATCTTCGTGCTCACCTACGTGGCCACGGTGTGTGGCAGTTGGCTCATGGCCGCCAGCCGCACCTGGACGGTGACGCGCACGTCCCTGCTCGCCGCGGTGCTCAACCCCGCGCTCAACCTGCTGCTCATTCCGCCCCTGCTCGCGCGGATGGGCCCCACGGGAGGCGCGAGCGCCACCGCCCTGTCGCTCGCCCTCTGCGAGGTCATCGTCACGATCATCCTCGTGTCCGCCATCGGCTCGCGCGCCTACGACGCGCGGAGCCTCGCCGTGCTGGGCAAGACGGCGGGCGTGTGCGCCGCCGTCACCGGGGTACACCTGGGGCTCGGGCACGTGGGGCTGGACTCGCGGGATTTGCTCCGGGGCCTCGCCCGCCTCGTCGTGGATGGAACCGTCTACCTCACGCTCATCCTGGCCACCGGAGCGGTGCGCCGGGACGAGGTCCTCGCGCTGGTGCGCCGGGTGAAGGATCGCCGCAAGCCCGCTCCCAGCGCCGCATCGCCCGCCTCCCAGGAGGAACGCGCCGCATGA
- a CDS encoding cation diffusion facilitator family transporter codes for MSAPASSIKTVLLALSGNALVTLAKFFAFALSGSGAMLSEAVHSAADTGNQVLLFLGLKRAGRARDEEFHYGYGGERFVFGILSAAGIFFLGCGVTVYHGVSSLLDPHPAQVGPLTFAVLGFSFLVEGGVLVMAVRGVLPLSRELGFFRYVREKADPATVAILLEDGAAVLGLLLATGGIVLSHVTGNPLFDASASVVVGLLLGLIAVYLVVENRSHLLGRAVPDEVEARFVALVRARPSIADIHDVKTRQITPEVFLFKAEVRFSDAFVASWLSQALRGMGELPSGEGREQALLPSAQSLIRLLSEEIDAIEAEVRAVIPEARHIDLELEHLPVSAPGVAADTGVLKSA; via the coding sequence ATGTCCGCTCCCGCTTCTTCCATCAAAACGGTTCTTCTCGCCCTCTCGGGCAACGCGCTGGTCACCCTGGCGAAGTTCTTCGCCTTCGCGCTTTCCGGCTCCGGGGCCATGTTATCGGAGGCCGTTCACTCCGCGGCCGATACTGGCAACCAGGTGCTGCTCTTCCTAGGTCTCAAGCGCGCTGGCCGCGCGCGGGACGAGGAGTTCCACTACGGCTACGGCGGCGAGCGCTTCGTCTTCGGCATCCTCTCGGCCGCGGGCATCTTCTTCCTGGGCTGCGGGGTGACCGTGTACCACGGTGTCTCCTCGCTGCTTGATCCCCACCCGGCCCAGGTGGGCCCGCTCACCTTCGCGGTGCTGGGCTTCTCCTTCCTGGTGGAGGGCGGCGTGCTGGTGATGGCCGTGCGCGGGGTGCTCCCCCTCAGCCGGGAGCTGGGCTTCTTCCGCTACGTGCGCGAGAAGGCGGACCCCGCCACCGTGGCCATCCTGCTCGAGGATGGAGCGGCGGTGCTGGGCCTCCTCCTCGCCACGGGCGGCATCGTGCTCTCCCACGTCACCGGCAATCCCCTGTTCGACGCGTCCGCGTCCGTGGTGGTGGGCCTGCTCCTGGGCCTCATCGCCGTGTACCTGGTGGTGGAGAACCGCTCGCACCTGCTGGGCCGGGCGGTGCCCGACGAGGTGGAGGCGCGCTTCGTGGCGCTCGTGCGCGCCCGGCCGAGCATCGCGGACATCCACGACGTGAAGACGCGGCAGATCACCCCGGAGGTGTTCCTGTTCAAGGCCGAGGTGCGCTTCAGCGACGCCTTCGTGGCCTCCTGGTTGTCCCAGGCCCTGCGCGGCATGGGCGAGTTGCCCTCGGGGGAGGGCCGAGAGCAGGCGCTCCTGCCCTCCGCCCAGAGCCTCATCCGTCTGCTCAGCGAGGAGATCGACGCCATCGAGGCCGAGGTGCGCGCCGTCATCCCCGAGGCCCGGCACATCGATCTGGAGTTGGAGCACCTGCCTGTCTCCGCCCCGGGCGTGGCCGCCGACACCGGCGTGCTCAAATCCGCCTGA
- a CDS encoding chain-length determining protein, with product MSSPHEELPEVERAQSQIFDWEAMRDYFGYVKNALLRHKLLALGTFVVTAALGLALAKFLPRTFYSEATLLPKRASTIAALVNPDRIPALDADPPNPLRPPGEIDSVTRSAAQAVMRRENLVSLIKRVNLLDRWDSTRAPLLRFKDKVMNLVSGRPSEDIKLDALVGMLEKSLTVNTEDGRVAISVMWPEPQLAYELVEAAQQGFLEARQREDLASITDAQSILEEHEKTALEAYTKAFVSFEKIFAAIMIERRRAVGDPRVGGFNTNQQMAEMRFLIRAKRRAIDDSESLYNRRLEGLRAEMVAQRKLVGENHPSLMALEQQVAALQAEGSLNTSTLRSEEKQMTRDYERIGGGSVPFPDEPVPDPYGLERVLMGILPAVSENPKAATALDEVRIRSANLQQLRRRIETAKLETDIVKATFKYRYTLLTPAEFPRAPMKPNAKVIAIGGIIAGLLLGVFAALARDVLSGRLLQSWQVKRGLGLPVLAEMETLPLERQSR from the coding sequence ATGTCCTCCCCGCACGAGGAACTCCCGGAAGTGGAGCGCGCCCAGTCCCAGATCTTCGACTGGGAGGCGATGCGCGACTACTTCGGCTATGTGAAGAACGCGCTCCTGCGCCACAAGCTGCTCGCGCTGGGCACCTTCGTGGTGACGGCGGCGTTGGGGCTCGCGCTCGCCAAGTTCCTGCCGCGCACCTTCTACTCGGAGGCCACGCTCCTGCCCAAGCGCGCCTCCACCATCGCCGCCCTGGTCAACCCGGACCGGATTCCCGCCCTGGACGCGGATCCGCCCAACCCCCTGCGTCCGCCGGGGGAGATCGACTCGGTGACGCGCTCGGCCGCGCAAGCCGTGATGCGGCGCGAGAACCTGGTGTCCCTCATCAAGCGGGTGAACCTGCTGGACCGCTGGGACTCCACGCGCGCGCCCCTGCTGCGCTTCAAGGACAAGGTGATGAACCTGGTGTCCGGACGCCCCAGCGAGGACATCAAGCTGGACGCCCTGGTGGGCATGCTGGAGAAGTCCCTCACGGTGAACACCGAGGATGGCCGGGTCGCCATCTCCGTCATGTGGCCCGAGCCCCAGCTCGCGTATGAGCTCGTCGAGGCCGCGCAGCAGGGCTTCCTCGAGGCGCGTCAGCGCGAGGACCTGGCGAGCATCACCGACGCCCAGAGCATCCTCGAGGAGCACGAGAAGACGGCCCTGGAGGCCTACACGAAGGCCTTCGTGAGCTTCGAGAAGATCTTCGCGGCGATCATGATCGAGCGGCGGCGCGCGGTGGGAGATCCGCGCGTGGGTGGCTTCAACACGAACCAGCAGATGGCGGAGATGCGCTTCCTCATCCGCGCCAAGCGCCGCGCCATCGACGACTCCGAGAGCCTGTACAACCGGCGCCTGGAAGGACTGCGGGCGGAGATGGTGGCGCAGCGCAAGCTCGTCGGTGAGAACCACCCGTCCCTGATGGCGCTGGAGCAGCAGGTGGCGGCGTTGCAGGCGGAAGGCTCGCTCAACACGAGCACGCTGCGTTCGGAAGAGAAGCAGATGACGCGCGACTACGAGCGCATTGGCGGCGGCTCCGTGCCCTTCCCGGACGAGCCCGTGCCGGACCCCTACGGCCTGGAGCGCGTGCTGATGGGCATCCTGCCCGCGGTGTCGGAGAACCCCAAGGCGGCGACGGCGCTGGACGAGGTGCGCATCCGCAGCGCCAACCTGCAGCAGCTGCGCCGGCGCATCGAGACGGCCAAGCTCGAGACGGACATCGTCAAGGCGACCTTCAAGTACCGCTACACGCTGCTCACCCCGGCGGAGTTCCCCCGCGCGCCCATGAAGCCCAACGCGAAGGTGATCGCCATCGGCGGCATCATCGCCGGGCTGCTCCTGGGTGTCTTCGCGGCGCTCGCGCGCGACGTACTCAGTGGCCGGCTCCTGCAATCCTGGCAGGTCAAGCGGGGCCTGGGCCTGCCCGTGCTGGCCGAGATGGAAACGCTGCCGCTGGAGCGTCAGTCCCGATAA